A single genomic interval of Juglans regia cultivar Chandler chromosome 1, Walnut 2.0, whole genome shotgun sequence harbors:
- the LOC108998643 gene encoding F-box/LRR-repeat protein At3g48880 isoform X1, with the protein MEDGYSIARRWEDLDTDVLVKILQSFNVFELTSGIAHVCSAWRMACCDPLLWKTLDLSMLKSNFIIILLDPYVYVDSRSDKMLTRLLKISLSLSKGNITTLIFHFNLYVSDDQLTYTAERCPRLRRLVLPAWNRIKKTGICKAIGTWKDLESLTMPKIANPPYLMEEISKNCKNFNKLKIMGPFDVLFASTLAAFLPKLKVLSLRCSVVYKDALIIVLDGLQHLEVLNISHCLLIEVLPPPASKRVVKEIDESIRRRASQLREFLTCMKDSCIMCQRTKNDEGLMRWYKYEEGLWKADEVSSLAL; encoded by the exons ATGGAAGACGGTTACTCTATTGCGAGGAGATGGGAGGACCTGGACACTGATGTTTTGGTGAAGATTTTACAGTCCTTCAACGTCTTTGAGCTAACTTCAGGCATTGCTCATGTGTGCAGTGCATGGCGTATGGCTTGCTGCGATCCTCTGCTTTGGAAAACACTTGATTTATCAATGTTGAAATCCAATTTCATAATAATCCTATTAGATCCATATGTTTATGTTGATAGCCGTTCTGATAAGATGCTAACTCGTCTGTTGAAGATTTCTTTGAGTCTCAGCAAGGGAAACATAACAACTTTGATTTTCCATTTCAACCTATATGTGAGCGATGATCAGTTGACTTACACTGCTGAAAG GTGCCCAAGGCTCAGACGGCTTGTTCTGCCGGCTTggaacagaataaaaaaaactgGAATATGCAAGGCCATTGGCACATGGAAAGATCTTGAATCCCTGACAATGCCTAAGATAGCAAATCCCCCATACCTCATGGAGGAAATTTCCAAGAACTGCAAGAACTTTAATAAACTGAAGATTATGGGCCCTTTTGATGTTTTATTTGCTTCTACACTAGCTGCATTTCTTCCAAAATTGAAGGTCCTAAGTCTCCGATGCTCAGTTGTATATAAAGATGCTCTGATAATAGTTTTGGATGGTTTGCAACACCTAGAGGTGCTTAACATATCGCATTGCCTTCTGATAGAAGTCCTTCCACCTCCTGCATCTAAAAGAGTTGTTAAAGAAATTGATGAATCTATCCGCAGAAGGGCTTCTCAGTTACGTGAATTTTTAACATGCATGAAAGATTCATGCATTATGTGCCAGCGAACGAAAAATGACGAGGGACTCATGAGGTGGTACAAGTATGAGGAAGGGCTTTGGAAAGCAGATGAGGTGAGCTCTCTTGCTCTTTGA
- the LOC108998643 gene encoding F-box/LRR-repeat protein At3g48880 isoform X2, translated as MEDGYSIARRWEDLDTDVLVKILQSFNVFELTSGIAHVCSAWRMACCDPLLWKTLDLSMLKSNFIIILLDPYVYVDSRSDKMLTRLLKISLSLSKGNITTLIFHFNLYVSDDQLTYTAERCPRLRRLVLPAWNRIKKTGICKAIGTWKDLESLTMPKIANPPYLMEEISKNCKNFNKLKIMGPFDVLFASTLAAFLPKLKVLSLRCSVVYKDALIIVLDGLQHLEVLNISHCLLIEVLPPPASKRVVKEIDESIRRRASQLREFLTCMKDSCIMCQRTKNDEGLMRWYKYEEGLWKADEG; from the exons ATGGAAGACGGTTACTCTATTGCGAGGAGATGGGAGGACCTGGACACTGATGTTTTGGTGAAGATTTTACAGTCCTTCAACGTCTTTGAGCTAACTTCAGGCATTGCTCATGTGTGCAGTGCATGGCGTATGGCTTGCTGCGATCCTCTGCTTTGGAAAACACTTGATTTATCAATGTTGAAATCCAATTTCATAATAATCCTATTAGATCCATATGTTTATGTTGATAGCCGTTCTGATAAGATGCTAACTCGTCTGTTGAAGATTTCTTTGAGTCTCAGCAAGGGAAACATAACAACTTTGATTTTCCATTTCAACCTATATGTGAGCGATGATCAGTTGACTTACACTGCTGAAAG GTGCCCAAGGCTCAGACGGCTTGTTCTGCCGGCTTggaacagaataaaaaaaactgGAATATGCAAGGCCATTGGCACATGGAAAGATCTTGAATCCCTGACAATGCCTAAGATAGCAAATCCCCCATACCTCATGGAGGAAATTTCCAAGAACTGCAAGAACTTTAATAAACTGAAGATTATGGGCCCTTTTGATGTTTTATTTGCTTCTACACTAGCTGCATTTCTTCCAAAATTGAAGGTCCTAAGTCTCCGATGCTCAGTTGTATATAAAGATGCTCTGATAATAGTTTTGGATGGTTTGCAACACCTAGAGGTGCTTAACATATCGCATTGCCTTCTGATAGAAGTCCTTCCACCTCCTGCATCTAAAAGAGTTGTTAAAGAAATTGATGAATCTATCCGCAGAAGGGCTTCTCAGTTACGTGAATTTTTAACATGCATGAAAGATTCATGCATTATGTGCCAGCGAACGAAAAATGACGAGGGACTCATGAGGTGGTACAAGTATGAGGAAGGGCTTTGGAAAGCAGATGAG